acagaaacatGAGACTTCTCAACAAGAACAAAATGATTGGCGGCTTCAGACATCAAGCAAACCTCCACGTTACTTAAGGTTGTTAATACATTAAATCCAATGGATTCTTTGCACCTAAGTTAACATGCTGATTCTACATAAGCTTACAAACAAGCTgcttcttttctaattttgcaGAATCTACCCTAACAGAAAGGCTGCAGCGCCTCTACACAAGATGAATCTTTTACATGTTGCTACAAAAGCTACACCATTTCATATGTACATTAGTACTACAAGTTTGGATCCAGCCTCGATCTTGCACCTGAACATTGGTGGCCAGGACAGTTGATGACCAAATGCAACTCAGTACGGTGGCAGATACTGCAGACACGGATACAATCACAATTACAAAGGATTCTGCAGCATCCTCTACAACTAAATGACACAGCTAATAGTTGCACAATATTCAATTCCATGTGGAAGATGCAGCACTTGGCTGAAACCAAGAAGCAGCTTCAATAAGGTGTCACTGTGACCCAAAATCAACTAAACTATTAAGAACTATGAGGTTTCTGTATCATCTGAGCTAGCTGTGGCCTCACTTCCAGCCAAACCTGCTCCGCCTTCTTGACTCTCGTCCTCACTATACAAAGTCTCGTTACTTGAATTAGAAAATAGGCCACTGTCATCATCAGTGAGTGTATCTGCCTTCCGCCGTTTCCTGACGTCTTTTATACCTCTTCCTTGTAGTGCCAGGCGCCTTCGTTTCCTTGCGTTTCTCTTGCCCTTGGGAACCTCTTCTCTTTGTGACTCAAGGTTTTTGCCTTCTCCTTTTGCAGTTCTTACCTTGCCATAGTCATTATCTTCTGAGTCATCAGGATCAAACTTGCGCCTTTTTCTACTTGAATTTGTCTGGTACAGAATCATTGAAACCCAGATTTAATTGATGATTAGTAAGCACAGCAAATCCAAGTGCGGTAAAGTATTCAATTGAAGGGGGAAATGATCCATTAAATCCTACCTGTAACTTGTAAATGATATGTGAATGAAAGCAGTCATCTGGTTTATGTACGTACGTCCGTACATACAAACattcatacatacatacatattgtgtgtgtgtgtgtgtgtgtgtgtgtgtattcattcattcattcctATATGTGctgagagtgtgtgtgtgtgatatgCAACACCACCATTATTACTCAAAGGACCAGAGCTAGCCGCATCCAAGGTCACATAAAAAGCCTTTTATCAATACTGCTTGGGCTACAGAACCCATGGTCACGGCTTTTGGATTAGTCAATCAGAAAGATCAAACCACCAAGGACAGAAATAACTGATATACATGCATTGATTGTAAATAGGAATGCATCAATTAAATATCCCCATTTACAGCTTACTAAAACCTGTACAATCaattattatctaattttggtaaaaatcatttttaagtaTAGGTTGACAGCATGCTTTAATTATTGAGCAACTAGCATCTGTGACTTTGCACAGCAAAACAccatttcatatgaaaaaaaagaaaaaaaaaaaaaccttatgtGTACCTTGGGACCACGATCCACCAACCGAGCCCATTCATGCCGATTCCTCAGGCAATCAAGAACAGCCTGAGAAGGGCTTGAATATGCATAGCGTTCTCCATTATGCTTCCTCAAGTTTTTCCAGTGCTGCAAACGGAATTACAATCAGTGAAGGAGATCTGGTGTATTCACTCAGAATCAAAATGACACCAAAACAAACATGCAGAAAATAACAAGCACTTAAGTAAATAAAAGCAACCATACCGGTAAGACGGCATTACAGAGTTCCTCATATGTCATGCGTCTGCCTTTGCTCATAATCTCATTGATTAAACCTATGGATGATGAAAGGAAATGAATATTAAGTTACAAAGAAACAGGAAATAAACAGCCCTGTCTGTTCTTATCCTTTCCTTTTGGCTCTAAACGGATGCAGAATTTAAATTCCAGAGAGGTAGCTACCTGGCAGAGTGCGATGAACAGGAGCCCGAACAGTGCCTGTCTCCTCATCAGATATATTCCTTGGTGAATTACGTCTAGATGACAAATGATGGTCATTAACCTCAGTCGAGGAAGATGGGCCACTGTTTGCAGTTGAGGTGGAGGCAGGCGGGATGTTGTTCTTGACAGAATTTACTGCTTTCGGAGATCCATTATCCCCTCTCTTTGACACCGAGTCAGCTTTATATCCTGTATCTTGTCTCCTCTGATCAGAAGAAGATGGTCTGTCAGTCTTTTTAGCCTCATCATCAGGCTCCTGAAAACGGCGAAACCCATCTTTTGATGTATCCTTACCTTTTCTTCTAGAAGCCtgaagaataataaattaaagatcATTTTCAAGTACCATCTCAGTAACCTATATATGTTcataaagaaatatttatgaaaatcatGTTGTGGAAGTACATCTTACCAAGCTATGTTCTTTTGCTCCAGAACTAGATGTACGCTTCATCAGCACACTCGTTGCAGTTGGAGAAACTGAATGTGGCAAACCACCTGCATGGCGAACACGTGGCACACGAGGTACTCTAGGAGAACTATTGAGTTCTTGATGTAAAAGCAAAGCAAGCTGTCAAGAAAAACCCCTCAAATGTAAACtagatggaaaagaaaatgggAACAAAATAAACCATTACAAGAAATTGCAATTTGTTTTCACCTCTTCATCACTTAAAGCCGCAGGCGAATTGGTTGGTGCAGAAGGATTCATTGACAATGCAAGACTTGTCTTAGATGATGACTGGCCATTAGACTGATTAAACTTTTCAGATCTTTGGGGTAAACCCGATGCAAGTGCCTTACTATGAGCATGTGAAGTGCTCTCAATTTGCAGTGATCCAGCAGTATCACCAGAATTCTGTGCTGAAGATGCTTTAGAGGATAAGTGAAGCATGGAATCTTTTGAATCTGAAACAGTTCTCTTAGGAACAGATGTATGTGAACTCTTGCTTGAATGCAACACTTTTGAAGCAGAATTCACTGAAGATTTTGgacattcttttatttctttctttgaaatGTCATGCCTTTCTTCTTCTGTCACTATCTCACTTGTAGCTCGATCTTTCTTAATACTAGAATTGCAGTCAGGTATAACTTGTTGCAAAGTATTAGAACTAAAATTCAAAGCATCTGAAGTTTTAAAATTGTCAGATGAAGGTGTTTGGGAGATCATCACAGTGGACGAAACAGAAGATGCTTTTGCAACACAGACAACAATTTTATGCTGATCGGGTAGTGCTGGAGAGCTTGAGATGGTTTCACCTGCTTTTGACAGTTCTTCAGCAGTCTCTGTACTGTTTTTAGGTGCTGGGAGACATTGTTGCATTTCAAATGAGCCTTCAGCTCGTTTATGCTGACAAGTACCATCAGGTAATTTGTTAGCTTCACCTGTGTTACAAAGAAGAACTGCTTCTAAATTGCTGCCAACCTCTTGAATTTTATGGTCATTGGATGAACCACCTAATGCTGCACCATTCAGTTTTGGATTTTCAGATATGTTATCATAAGATATCCTTGCATCTTTTGTGTCACCATGAGAAGACTGACTATTCAAGGCCTCAGAGTTATCATCATCCACCTCTACTTTAACATTAGATCGTGCAGAACTTGGAATTGCATCACCCTTATCATTAATCTGATCACTCATAACACTAGCCGGCTCCTCAAGTGCAGGCACATCTCTTGCTGTGGAACCCTCCACCTTATCATCTAAATTTCCACTCAGCATGTTATTGCCCTATAGGAAGCACAGGAAAAGTCATTCAAACACCAAAAGAAATCTCAGAGCATAAAATTTAACATACGATTACACTTAAAGGAAGAGTTTCATTAtaggtaaaatataaaatgtaaagGCTCAAGGAGGGACCGCCCTATTGTAGAACAAGAGAAACTACTAATATGAATATCTAACAGAAATAATCTATTTAAGAACTCAAGAAATAGGTAAGGTGTCAAATATGAGGTTTGTTTGCATGATGCTAATGGGACTTGGAACGGGGGTATTTTCCAGTAAGCTTGGTTGGTTTACTGCTATCAGACCTGAAATGTGGGCATTTCATGGGGGTTTGCAGGAGGCTTGGTATAGAGAATTTCGTTGCATTTTGTTGGACTTGAATTCAAAGATGGAGTTTGGTGTGTTGCAACTCACCAGGCCTAAAGCTCATCCAGGTCAAGTAATGCATATACTATTAAGAGATTGGGTTGGAAACTTGGGCATGTCAAGTATGGGGAATGAGTGTGCTGTTTTTCAGTAACATTGGGGTTGAAGGACATGTTACTCCTTTTTGCTTTGAGGATTTACTAGAAGGAACAGGGCCTCTCTTACTTACATAAACCATCAATTTCCACTCCCACAacaaatgtatatatataattctaatcatcaataaaaattaaaacccaaacaGAAACATTGATAATAAGCTAAAAAGAATTTCTAAAAGTTCTAGCATAAAGATTGATGTGCTGCATATCAAAGACATTGAGACAGATTTAAAAA
This is a stretch of genomic DNA from Populus alba chromosome 11, ASM523922v2, whole genome shotgun sequence. It encodes these proteins:
- the LOC118040859 gene encoding uncharacterized protein, which produces MKGGRSHRFQTHHQYESHEDWVDGSWTVDCVCGVNFDDGEEMVNCDDCGVWVHTRCSKYVKGEELFTCDKCKRRKNRGNSSNNDDSEETEVAQLLVELPTKTIRLENGGGGDVGPQRKGLRLWTEIPMEERVHVQGIPGGDPGLFSGVSKVFTPELWKCTGYVPKKFSFQYREFPCWDEKERKVKKKSEEENDNENMVDKGAGVLFSLSKESVLGMPVTDLGDRRGRDEGGGYERKVYSREMKKWESEDGEVRGATFAVKRERSVLRSVVAHSGKRKKEDLGMAKDRSVKKKARTAEKEVEAKKRVFHASKTAFTSTSDAKPLEFYEDRTPKSFKGEHQGNKSKHLRDSGIQEQKSDSYIAVENGVEKPNLAVVEQSSEALSLDISRPHSSTGAGLEEEKSSHDVVVAVESSPKESNVVASAPEHNDCGKEEGNNMLSGNLDDKVEGSTARDVPALEEPASVMSDQINDKGDAIPSSARSNVKVEVDDDNSEALNSQSSHGDTKDARISYDNISENPKLNGAALGGSSNDHKIQEVGSNLEAVLLCNTGEANKLPDGTCQHKRAEGSFEMQQCLPAPKNSTETAEELSKAGETISSSPALPDQHKIVVCVAKASSVSSTVMISQTPSSDNFKTSDALNFSSNTLQQVIPDCNSSIKKDRATSEIVTEEERHDISKKEIKECPKSSVNSASKVLHSSKSSHTSVPKRTVSDSKDSMLHLSSKASSAQNSGDTAGSLQIESTSHAHSKALASGLPQRSEKFNQSNGQSSSKTSLALSMNPSAPTNSPAALSDEELALLLHQELNSSPRVPRVPRVRHAGGLPHSVSPTATSVLMKRTSSSGAKEHSLASRRKGKDTSKDGFRRFQEPDDEAKKTDRPSSSDQRRQDTGYKADSVSKRGDNGSPKAVNSVKNNIPPASTSTANSGPSSSTEVNDHHLSSRRNSPRNISDEETGTVRAPVHRTLPGLINEIMSKGRRMTYEELCNAVLPHWKNLRKHNGERYAYSSPSQAVLDCLRNRHEWARLVDRGPKTNSSRKRRKFDPDDSEDNDYGKVRTAKGEGKNLESQREEVPKGKRNARKRRRLALQGRGIKDVRKRRKADTLTDDDSGLFSNSSNETLYSEDESQEGGAGLAGSEATASSDDTETS